A window of Acyrthosiphon pisum isolate AL4f unplaced genomic scaffold, pea_aphid_22Mar2018_4r6ur Scaffold_20801;HRSCAF=22172, whole genome shotgun sequence genomic DNA:
GATTTCTTTTAGATCTTGTGTTTAACTCCAACAAATTTCTCATAATCAATAAATCACTCGAACCGTTTTTTCCTACAGATTCATATCACCCAGCACTTTGCATATCTCTGTCCAATAGTTCTAGTAGTATACAATGTGACCGTAgccaatcattttttaattttaataaagcagattatttaaaaatcagttcTTTCTTGGGATCTTTTAACTGGTATTCTACCTTTCATCCTCTTGATATTGATTCGGCGTTCAACACTTTTTACGACGCTCTACACCAATCTATACTTGATTTTGTCCCTAAGTGTACATTCCGCAAATCGACATATCCGCCTTGGTATTCCCATGAATTGAAACAAATTGTTACGTTAAAGAAAACGGCCCACGTAAGATTCAAGTCATCTCTAAGCAGTCATGACTACCAAGAATTCTCCTTTCTCCGTGCTAAATTCAAATAcctttcaaaaaaatgttttctcgaCTATGCCAAACAAGCAGATTGCTCCTTAAAAAGTAACCCAAAAAAATTCTGGCAATTCATGAACAATAGTAGATCCAATCACAAGGATATCCCTAAAGTTGTTTCTCTCAATGGCACATCCTCTTGTAACGAGCACGAGTCAGCTGAGATGTTTTCTTCCTACTTTTCCTCAGTTTATTCTTCCAAGGTGATTCCATGTGACTTTGAAAGTCCAGACATTTACT
This region includes:
- the LOC103307777 gene encoding uncharacterized protein LOC103307777, which gives rise to SYHPALCISLSNSSSSIQCDRSQSFFNFNKADYLKISSFLGSFNWYSTFHPLDIDSAFNTFYDALHQSILDFVPKCTFRKSTYPPWYSHELKQIVTLKKTAHVRFKSSLSSHDYQEFSFLRAKFKYLSKKCFLDYAKQADCSLKSNPKKFWQFMNNSRSNHKDIPKVVSLNGTSSCNEHESAEMFSSYFSSVYSSKVIPCDFESPDIYSFDLPNNVSLSLDDVYQKLSELHCNKSVGPDGLPGVFLSKLKSIISYPLWILLRRSLDEGIFPHILKLGSITRQF